Part of the Oncorhynchus nerka isolate Pitt River linkage group LG14, Oner_Uvic_2.0, whole genome shotgun sequence genome is shown below.
CAGTTCTGTCTCCTCAGTGGAAGCGTAGCCTTCCCTCCGCCTCAAACAGCTTCTCTTCCTCTTCAGAAAGACCGTTTCCTTTCAAACTGTGGGTGAGTGATGACAGAGCACATGATAATCAGGAACCAGCAATGCAATCAAAAGAACCACAGCCACAGTGCAAATGGTGAAATATGTTTTGAAATAAAAATGTATCTAAGGAATATATCACATACTATTATTAACGTGATACAAAAAAATGCTCATAAGTGAGCGACATTGCGTACACTCACCTGATCTCTTTGAGTGATGTGTTGTGGGAGAGAGCCTCTGACAGCTGTCTGATTCCACCCACTGTCAGCTGATTATTGATTAACCTGCGCAGAGTGGCACAAAGGGATTACTAGGTTAACCAGCTAACTTTATTTAACATTCAGAAATCACTTTTGTTCACTTTCTGGTTAATTCTGAAGCTAAACTGTATTATTGGTTGTTGGGAGTGTGTTGAGACTGGGGCCTGCCTTACCAGAGGTGAGATAGACCCGTGTTGGATCTGATCAGCTCTGCCATGTCTGGTGCTACATCATCTGACAACTCATTTTGCACCAACCTAGAAGACCACAACACACATTTAAACTGTGTTAACTCCAAAGCACaaatacacattaaatatacAGAGACACATACTGTCACAGAAATTTGATGTATGAATAAGATTGTCCTACCAGAAGATTCTGAGCATTGTGTTGCCTTTCAGTGCTTCGGCCAAGCTCCTCCCACCTTCTGAAGTGATGCCATTGGCTGAGAGGCTAAGGGAGAGAAgagcatagaaatataattactattAGTAACACATAAGTATACTGTATTACTTTAGGTAATGATATTACTATGAGGCAGAGTGATACTGTAAAATAGATACTGTAGTTtcaggtggcagcatcatgttgtgtggttgctttgctgcaggagggactggtgcacttcacaatatagtcggcatcatgaggcaggaaaattgtgtggatatattgaagcaacatctcaagacatcagtcaggaagttaaagcttgatcgcaaatgggtcttccaaatggacaatgaccccaagcatacttccaaagttgtggcaaaatggcttaaggacaacaaagtcaaggtactggagtggccatcacaaagtcctgacctcaatcccatagataatttgtgggcagaactggaaaagcgtgtgcgagcaaggagacctacaaacctgactcagttacaccagctctgtcaggaggaatgggccaaaatttacccaacttattgtgggaagcttgtggaaggctacctgaaacattttaTCCCAAGTTTAAACTgcttaaggcaatgctaccaaatactaattgagtgtattctgacccactgggaatgtgatgaaataaataaaagctgaaataaatcactcttgtattattctgacatttcacattcttaaaataaagtatttGTCCCAACGGACCTAaaaacagagacgttttactcaGACTaactgtcaggaattgtgaaaaactttaaatgtatttggctgaggtttatgtaaacttctgacttcaattgtaCTTATTCAGAGAAGTGATAACGATGACATTTCTTGCCATCCATCTCACCTGAGGTTGGTAAGACTTGGGTGATTCCTCAGGGCCTCTGCAAATGCTCTTGCTCCTTCATCACCAATGCTGTTCCCCCACATTCTGAAAAACAGGAACAATCCATCCCATGCACTCTGATccaaaatgttaaataaaataattgtaATAGTGCACTTACCCCACGTCAAAGATAGATGTGCTCTTCTGAATGGCGCTGGCAAGATACTTGCCACCCACACTGGTGAACTTGTTGCTGCCAAGCCTTTGAACAAATCAAAGTgccaaaaataaacattttaatttATATACAAGTCATTGtataattgattggacatattCATTTACATACTTGACGACTCTTAACTTAGGACATTCCTCAATGATATGAGCGATTAGCTTGGCTCCGATGTCCGTAATGTGATTATTGTAAAGTCTGTCAAATCAAGACAACAGAAATACAGTCACAGTCACGTCATATGAGTTCGTCATACAGCACAATACAGTACTACAGTTCGACAGGCAATTTGACCCCGATAGACACTGACTCACCCCAGAACCTCCACCACTCTGTGTTTGATAAGCTCCTCAGCCAGTACCTCAACGCTGCTGTCTGAGATCTGATTGACACACAATCTGAAATGGAAAAACGAATTTAGCTGAAAAGTTATACTTTATAGTTAGTTATACTAGTATTTTTTATAACAGTAAGACATTTTTTGCCAATGTTATTGGTAAACAAGTTTACCTTTCATGTAAACAGTTGCATAAAATACAAACTGTTTCGATCTGTATGTATTCGAAGTCCTCACCTCACCACGGTCATCTTACTGAATGAAGGCCTGAGCTGCTTGACCCCATAGTcactgatgttgttgttgtccatgtCCACCCCTAGCCTCTTCCGCCGGTGCTGCAGCACAAAGTTGAGGGCACTGCAGTCGCCAGAGAACACATTACAGTAGCCCAGCTTGATGTAGTCAGCTGTGATGCCCTTCGCAGTCAGCTGTGCCACCTCTTTACTTCCTGTCTCGAAGATGCAGCGCAGCATCCACAGGAAGTTGGGCAGGACATGCACCTTGCTGCCCTCCTGCTCTGTGCTGTAGAGTGGCAAACCGCGGAGGTGGGACCTCACGCTGGTGGACAGGTAGGACTTGAGGACCGCCCGCTTTCTCTTCAGTAGTGCTGCAGGAACCATGTGCTCCAGCAAGTTGGCGTTGGCCTTAGACAGCAGTCCACACAGGAAGAGGTTGGCGTATTGGAGATGCTCGTTGGTCTTGAACAGGTCCTTTCCCCTGGGTTTGGAGGAGCCACCGATGCAGTGGACGACACACGATAAACAAGAAGTATTGCCCCTCCTGCTGCACTCGGTGAAGAACTTGAGGATGTTTCCTACGCTGGCCTGTTCATCCAGAACCAGGGAGAATGCAGCCAAGAAGGACTGCAGGGTGAGGTGAAGGAACTCAAAGGTGGAAGGGTTTTCACATGCATCGTAGCAGCTGACCGGTCGGAGGAAACCCACCTTAAGGTCATCGTCAGTCAGGCCACAGGAGGCCACCTCCTCCTGGTCGAACACAAAGCCTCCTCTCTCCATGCCCAGCAGAGCCAGCTTGGAGAAGGCAGTCAGTGGCCTCAGTCCTGCCCTGAAGGTATCAGCGGGGCACCTGGTGTTTCTCTTCAGGAGGACAGGTGGGGGAGTGGCCCCCCGGCTGAAGAAGACTTCAGACAGCAGGAGGAATATGTTAGTGAGGGTCACGCAAGCCTCTGGCAACTCAAAGTCGTCGTAGACTGAGCGCAGGTGTTTAAAGCTCTTGAAGACGATCCAGCAGAAGAGGGGGATGGAGCAGAGGCCACAGAGGTGGGGGCTGGCATCCAGCTGGACTGAGACCAGGTCCCGGTGCTCCTGCTCTTTGAAGTGTAGGTTGGTGTAGGTTTGAAGGTGGGCCGGAGAGAACCCACGCAGCGCCACCCTCTTCCGGATCACCCTGCTCTGGACGTCGGTGCCTGTCCGAGCCGTCAGGACCTTCCGGGAACCATTGAGCAACTTCCCACAGAGCAGATTAATGAGCACCTGAAGGGGGTGAGTCCTCTCCTCTGGAGAAACCACCTCAGGCACATTCACCAGGTCCAGATCAGCCTGGATCTCATCATAGCCGTCAAACGTAAAGAGAACCTTTTCAGGGAAGCGGAGGATGTAGCTGAACACCTCATTATCCGCATCCTGGTCGGGGTAGCAGTTGTATTTGAAAAGCAGGTCCCTCAGTGAGATCTCGTCTGTCTCCTTGAAAGTGCTGAACATCCTACAGCGGAACTTGAAGAAGAACATGGCGTCTGTCTGTTCCAGTTCCCTCTTGGACCACAGCCTCTGGAGCTTCTGGAGGAGGATGGACTTGCCCACCCCAGCGTCTCCCGTGATGAGCACTGTCTCTGCCTGTGAGTTAAAGACACCCTGCTCTCCCAGGAGCTGCTCCAGACCCTCCAGGTGGCCCAGGCTCTCATTGCGGTCATTCAGGAGCTCCATCagggtgtctgtatagagctccTCCAGCTGGGTTTCCTCTCGCTGGGCGTAGGAGGCAATGAAGCGTGTGTCTCGGCCCAGCTCGTGCCTCAGCTTCTCACAGTACCTACTAACTGAGAGGAGGGGGGTAGGGAGAATACACTGGAGTCTGATTCTCAACCACTGATATTCAGCCAAAATATACAGTAGTTGCCCTCATGATTCTCTAATAGCTTACATTGTCAATGCACTGTATTTTTTATTGTTAAGTAAAATTCCAATAACACATATGAAGTGCTGCACCATACAGTTTACTGACATACTTACTAGGGTCCGTGTTCTTCACTGGTATGTCCCGTATGAAGTCTGGTGGCTGGTAGTTGATCTCTTTAAGCCATGGTTGGAGGTCTATGTATGCATCATAAACTTTGTAGAGAATATATAGGAAGTATTCACATGCCTGCACCCCTTTCCTTTGGACCAATTCCAGGATTTTACGCACCTGCGCAATGTCAATCATATTTACTTTACAGTGATTCAATATTTAAAAATAATTTGGCAGCTAACAGTTTCCCTATTTTACACACCTGCACAATGGCAATCATATTTACTTACCAGTGATTAATATTACTTCCCACATTTTGATGTATGTGGCCAAACAGGATTTTTCACAGATAAGATACTGGCAACATACCAAATGTCATTGTATTGCAAAATCAAGTCTTGTCTTTATATTTTCTCCTCTTAAAATCAATTAGTCCATTTTAGTTTGGGCCTAGTAGGCTATTAGTGAATGCAAGAGCATGTCTTTGTGATGGGCACTTTGTCATTTAATGTGTGTGGTCCAAATGGACATGTCTCCTCTCTGAAACCCTCCTATGGTAAATTACCTGGTCTGTC
Proteins encoded:
- the LOC115140905 gene encoding nucleotide-binding oligomerization domain-containing protein 1-like isoform X2, with amino-acid sequence MYIMDSSAEEARAGLTGHVSTVQMLTLHRELLVSQVKSTQCIMDNLLQSGFLCIEDAEIIQRAATKTDQVRKILELVQRKGVQACEYFLYILYKVYDAYIDLQPWLKEINYQPPDFIRDIPVKNTDPISRYCEKLRHELGRDTRFIASYAQREETQLEELYTDTLMELLNDRNESLGHLEGLEQLLGEQGVFNSQAETVLITGDAGVGKSILLQKLQRLWSKRELEQTDAMFFFKFRCRMFSTFKETDEISLRDLLFKYNCYPDQDADNEVFSYILRFPEKVLFTFDGYDEIQADLDLVNVPEVVSPEERTHPLQVLINLLCGKLLNGSRKVLTARTGTDVQSRVIRKRVALRGFSPAHLQTYTNLHFKEQEHRDLVSVQLDASPHLCGLCSIPLFCWIVFKSFKHLRSVYDDFELPEACVTLTNIFLLLSEVFFSRGATPPPVLLKRNTRCPADTFRAGLRPLTAFSKLALLGMERGGFVFDQEEVASCGLTDDDLKVGFLRPVSCYDACENPSTFEFLHLTLQSFLAAFSLVLDEQASVGNILKFFTECSRRGNTSCLSCVVHCIGGSSKPRGKDLFKTNEHLQYANLFLCGLLSKANANLLEHMVPAALLKRKRAVLKSYLSTSVRSHLRGLPLYSTEQEGSKVHVLPNFLWMLRCIFETGSKEVAQLTAKGITADYIKLGYCNVFSGDCSALNFVLQHRRKRLGVDMDNNNISDYGVKQLRPSFSKMTVVRLCVNQISDSSVEVLAEELIKHRVVEVLGLGSNKFTSVGGKYLASAIQKSTSIFDVGMWGNSIGDEGARAFAEALRNHPSLTNLSLSANGITSEGGRSLAEALKGNTMLRIFWLVQNELSDDVAPDMAELIRSNTGLSHLWLINNQLTVGGIRQLSEALSHNTSLKEISLKGNGLSEEEEKLFEAEGRLRFH
- the LOC115140905 gene encoding nucleotide-binding oligomerization domain-containing protein 1-like isoform X1 — encoded protein: MYIMDSSAEEARAGLTGHVSTVQMLTLHRELLVSQVKSTQCIMDNLLQSGFLCIEDAEIIQRAATKTDQVRKILELVQRKGVQACEYFLYILYKVYDAYIDLQPWLKEINYQPPDFIRDIPVKNTDPISRYCEKLRHELGRDTRFIASYAQREETQLEELYTDTLMELLNDRNESLGHLEGLEQLLGEQGVFNSQAETVLITGDAGVGKSILLQKLQRLWSKRELEQTDAMFFFKFRCRMFSTFKETDEISLRDLLFKYNCYPDQDADNEVFSYILRFPEKVLFTFDGYDEIQADLDLVNVPEVVSPEERTHPLQVLINLLCGKLLNGSRKVLTARTGTDVQSRVIRKRVALRGFSPAHLQTYTNLHFKEQEHRDLVSVQLDASPHLCGLCSIPLFCWIVFKSFKHLRSVYDDFELPEACVTLTNIFLLLSEVFFSRGATPPPVLLKRNTRCPADTFRAGLRPLTAFSKLALLGMERGGFVFDQEEVASCGLTDDDLKVGFLRPVSCYDACENPSTFEFLHLTLQSFLAAFSLVLDEQASVGNILKFFTECSRRGNTSCLSCVVHCIGGSSKPRGKDLFKTNEHLQYANLFLCGLLSKANANLLEHMVPAALLKRKRAVLKSYLSTSVRSHLRGLPLYSTEQEGSKVHVLPNFLWMLRCIFETGSKEVAQLTAKGITADYIKLGYCNVFSGDCSALNFVLQHRRKRLGVDMDNNNISDYGVKQLRPSFSKMTVVRLCVNQISDSSVEVLAEELIKHRVVEVLGLYNNHITDIGAKLIAHIIEECPKLRVVKLGSNKFTSVGGKYLASAIQKSTSIFDVGMWGNSIGDEGARAFAEALRNHPSLTNLSLSANGITSEGGRSLAEALKGNTMLRIFWLVQNELSDDVAPDMAELIRSNTGLSHLWLINNQLTVGGIRQLSEALSHNTSLKEISLKGNGLSEEEEKLFEAEGRLRFH